GCCGCCTTATGTTCTCGGCATAGTTAGAGATTTGCTCATCGAGGCGAGAAGGCGCGGCGAGGATATCATCGATCTCGGCATGGGAAACCCCGATCTCGCCACGCCCAAGTATATCGTGTCCAAACTCGTCGAGGCCGCCAGAAATCCCAGAAATCATCGCTATTCGGTAAGCCGGGGCATCCGTAAGCTCAGGGTCGCCGTTGCCGGCTGGTATAAAAGAAAATACGATGTGGACGTAGACCCCGATGAAGAAATCGTTGTTACCATGGGAGCAAAGGAGGGCATAGGGCACCTCGTGCTTGCCACAGTAAGCCAGGGAGAAATCGTTTTCGTCCCG
The window above is part of the Syntrophorhabdaceae bacterium genome. Proteins encoded here:
- a CDS encoding aminotransferase class I/II-fold pyridoxal phosphate-dependent enzyme, which gives rise to MDEFYRISRLPPYVLGIVRDLLIEARRRGEDIIDLGMGNPDLATPKYIVSKLVEAARNPRNHRYSVSRGIRKLRVAVAGWYKRKYDVDVDPDEEIVVTMGAKEGIGHLVLATVSQGEIVFVP